One window of the Desulfuromonas acetexigens genome contains the following:
- a CDS encoding glutamate-5-semialdehyde dehydrogenase produces MTIRNEMLQLAREAKEAGRVMANLSSAVKNDLLVRMAAALEGGSEQLIAANEEDLAAARERDLAPAMIDRLVLDEERIKAMADGLREVAALPDPVGEITGMWRRPNGIQVGRMRIPLGVIGIVYESRPNVTADAAGLCLKSGNAVILRGGSESIHSNTAIGALLKEVLRKMRLPAAALQVVATTDRAAVLELLKLEEEIDLIIPRGGEGLIRFVSENSRIPVIKHYKGVCHAFVDASADFDMAEKICLNAKAQRPGVCNALETLLIHKDIAETFVPRIVAALRQAGVEVRGCEVTRAFAPDVTPAGESDWPAEYLDLILAVRVVDDLEEAAEHINRYGSLHTETIITRDYANAQRFIREINSSVVMVNASTRFSDGNQLGLGAEIGISTTKLHSFGPMGLEDLTTRKFIVLGDGQIRP; encoded by the coding sequence ATGACCATTCGCAACGAGATGCTGCAACTGGCCCGGGAGGCCAAGGAGGCCGGCCGGGTCATGGCCAACCTTTCCTCCGCCGTCAAGAACGACCTGCTCGTGCGCATGGCCGCCGCTCTCGAAGGAGGTTCGGAACAGCTCATCGCGGCCAACGAAGAGGATCTGGCGGCGGCGCGGGAACGGGATCTGGCGCCGGCCATGATCGACCGCCTGGTCCTCGACGAGGAGCGCATCAAGGCCATGGCCGACGGCCTGCGGGAGGTCGCCGCCCTGCCCGACCCGGTCGGCGAGATTACCGGCATGTGGCGCCGCCCCAACGGCATCCAGGTCGGGCGCATGCGCATCCCCCTGGGGGTCATCGGCATCGTCTACGAGTCGCGCCCCAACGTCACCGCCGATGCCGCCGGGCTCTGCCTGAAGAGCGGCAACGCCGTGATCCTGCGCGGCGGCTCCGAATCGATCCATTCCAACACCGCCATCGGCGCCCTGCTCAAGGAAGTGCTGCGGAAAATGCGCCTGCCCGCCGCCGCCCTGCAGGTGGTCGCCACCACCGACCGCGCGGCGGTCCTCGAACTGCTCAAGCTCGAAGAGGAAATCGACCTGATCATCCCCCGCGGCGGCGAAGGCCTGATCCGGTTCGTCAGCGAGAATTCGCGGATTCCGGTGATCAAGCACTACAAGGGGGTCTGTCACGCCTTTGTCGACGCCAGCGCCGATTTCGACATGGCCGAGAAGATCTGCCTCAACGCCAAAGCCCAACGTCCCGGCGTCTGCAACGCCCTGGAAACCCTGCTCATCCACAAGGACATCGCCGAAACCTTCGTCCCGCGCATCGTCGCCGCCCTGCGTCAGGCCGGGGTGGAAGTGCGCGGCTGCGAAGTGACGCGTGCCTTCGCACCGGACGTCACCCCCGCCGGCGAGAGCGACTGGCCCGCCGAATATCTCGATCTGATCCTGGCGGTCAGGGTGGTCGACGATCTCGAGGAAGCGGCGGAGCACATCAACCGTTACGGCTCGCTGCACACCGAAACGATCATCACTCGCGACTACGCCAACGCCCAGCGCTTCATCCGCGAGATCAACTCCAGCGTCGTCATGGTCAACGCCTCGACCCGCTTCTCCGACGGCAACCAGCTCGGCCTCGGCGCCGAAATCGGCATCTCCACCACCAAACTCCACTCCTTCGGCCCCATGGGCCTGGAGGATCTGACCACCCGCAAGTTCATCGTACTGGGCGATGGGCAGATAAGACCCTAG
- the nadD gene encoding nicotinate-nucleotide adenylyltransferase, with protein sequence MKLGILGGTFNPIHLAHLRIAEEVREARALDRVLFIPAAVPPHKPLVGDIPFAQRLAMVEAAIADQPAFAASDIENRRPGKSYSVHTLEALRQEYPGAEFFFIIGLDSFRDLSTWKEYQRLFELTHLVVAARPGVAEGDPKSLLPIAIMKDFCYNRASNSLEHHSGNSIFFVEETLLDISSTRIRRMVAEGRSIRYLVPAPVLDYIDRHGLYRGQERF encoded by the coding sequence ATGAAACTCGGCATTCTCGGCGGCACTTTCAACCCCATTCACCTGGCGCATCTGCGGATCGCCGAGGAGGTGCGGGAGGCCCGCGCCCTCGACCGGGTGCTTTTCATTCCCGCCGCCGTCCCGCCGCACAAACCGCTGGTCGGGGACATCCCCTTCGCCCAGCGTCTGGCCATGGTCGAGGCGGCCATCGCCGACCAGCCAGCCTTCGCCGCTTCGGACATCGAAAACCGCCGCCCGGGCAAGAGTTATTCCGTCCACACCCTCGAAGCCCTGCGCCAGGAATATCCCGGCGCCGAGTTCTTTTTCATCATCGGCCTCGACTCTTTTCGCGATCTCTCCACCTGGAAGGAATATCAACGGCTTTTCGAGCTGACGCACCTGGTGGTGGCGGCCCGCCCGGGGGTGGCCGAGGGCGATCCGAAAAGCCTCCTGCCCATTGCCATCATGAAAGACTTCTGTTATAATCGCGCCTCCAATTCGCTGGAGCATCACAGCGGAAATTCGATCTTTTTCGTCGAGGAGACGCTGCTCGACATCTCATCCACCCGGATTCGCCGGATGGTCGCCGAAGGTCGCTCGATCCGCTATCTGGTTCCGGCACCGGTTCTCGACTATATCGACCGCCACGGTCTCTACCGTGGTCAGGAAAGGTTTTAA
- the rsfS gene encoding ribosome silencing factor — MQSPDRAILCAAYALEKKAYNVRLLEVKGLSSLTDYLLIASGRSDRQVQAIAEGVRLGLKQDHATAPLAVEGMNEGRWVLIDYGDVMVHVFQEPVRDFYDLDGLWSEAAEVTIPEKYHWERSAAAR; from the coding sequence TTGCAGTCACCAGATCGGGCCATACTCTGCGCCGCCTATGCCTTGGAAAAAAAGGCCTACAACGTCCGCCTGCTTGAAGTCAAGGGGCTCTCCTCGCTGACCGACTACCTGCTCATCGCCAGCGGCCGTTCCGACCGTCAGGTCCAGGCCATCGCCGAAGGCGTGCGCCTGGGGCTGAAACAGGACCACGCCACCGCCCCCCTCGCCGTCGAGGGGATGAACGAGGGGCGCTGGGTGCTCATCGACTACGGCGACGTCATGGTCCACGTCTTTCAGGAGCCGGTGCGGGACTTCTACGATCTCGACGGACTCTGGAGCGAGGCCGCCGAGGTGACCATCCCCGAGAAGTATCACTGGGAGCGCTCCGCCGCGGCCCGGTGA
- a CDS encoding 23S rRNA (pseudouridine(1915)-N(3))-methyltransferase RlmH, with product MKLKLICVGKLSEAFLRDGVEEYARRLQRYLPFSCLELKEEKSGKKADPRLIRELEGERILGRIPPEAYVFILDERGKALTSEGLAALLEGHMVQGTTELVAVIGGAYGLSDRVRQRGDMILSLSAMTFTHQMARLFLLEQLYRGCTIMRNEPYHNR from the coding sequence GTGAAGCTCAAACTGATCTGCGTCGGCAAACTCTCCGAGGCCTTCCTCCGCGACGGTGTCGAGGAGTACGCGCGGCGCCTGCAACGTTATCTGCCCTTCTCCTGCCTGGAACTCAAGGAGGAAAAGTCCGGAAAAAAAGCCGACCCCCGGCTCATCCGGGAACTGGAAGGCGAGCGCATCCTCGGGCGCATCCCGCCGGAAGCCTATGTGTTCATTCTCGATGAACGGGGCAAGGCGCTGACCTCGGAAGGACTGGCCGCCTTGCTCGAAGGGCACATGGTGCAAGGGACAACGGAACTGGTCGCGGTCATCGGCGGTGCCTACGGCCTGAGCGACAGGGTCCGGCAACGGGGGGATATGATTCTCTCCCTGTCGGCCATGACCTTCACCCATCAGATGGCGCGGCTCTTCCTGCTCGAACAGCTCTATCGGGGCTGCACCATCATGCGCAACGAACCTTACCATAACCGCTAA
- a CDS encoding TraR/DksA family transcriptional regulator: MDEAQLEAARERLLRLRLEVMREVRSAADASREMGQDGVPDIGDMSANTYSRDLLLNLSENQRQKIRDIDVALERLAQGEYGICARCGDEIAPRRMEVRPFSRYCIDCKTDVEKFGE, encoded by the coding sequence ATGGATGAAGCACAGCTCGAAGCCGCCCGGGAGCGCCTGCTACGCCTGCGCCTGGAAGTCATGCGCGAAGTGCGTAGCGCCGCCGACGCTTCCCGCGAAATGGGGCAGGACGGGGTTCCCGATATCGGCGACATGTCGGCCAACACTTACAGCCGGGACCTGCTCCTCAACCTGAGTGAAAATCAACGCCAGAAGATCCGCGACATCGATGTGGCTCTGGAGCGTCTGGCACAGGGGGAATACGGCATCTGTGCCCGCTGCGGCGACGAAATCGCCCCAAGGCGCATGGAAGTCCGTCCTTTTTCAAGGTATTGCATCGATTGTAAAACCGACGTCGAAAAATTCGGCGAATAG
- a CDS encoding tetratricopeptide repeat protein, with translation MTLLVGLLLIILFLAFFIYFSGLNPQAVTIFLYGDHSFSTSAAILVIGCIAIGLFGGVLANAYNLFSYQVRNIRSTRREKRNKEVVANYREGMTRLLSGDLKKADDRLQRALDRDPSRLETHLAMASVKLQEGEAEKALAVLLKAREKEPKSLEVLFKLAATYEDCAQNAEASKVYEDILAIDAGNRKAMRSLRDLLIKRSLWKDALELQKRILKASQGTRRQGEEQEKLLFLRYEVARQGLEDSKGQSKNDLKELRDIVKASPNFVPARVSLGDALRDQGKTEEASQTWLDGYKALGKSVFLTRLEDLYLSTENPSTLLSIYRSVGNERSEDLTFRLFFGKLLLRLEMVDEAFEQLRAIENAGVDTPQLRLLLGEAYRRRNRMDEAIAEYQKALGLDPQLRLGFVCESCQNPSPDWLSRCPKCGAWGSYILEGRQKMDKLARVPQAPEARVIHHGERSA, from the coding sequence ATGACCCTGCTTGTCGGCCTTTTACTGATCATCCTGTTCCTTGCCTTCTTCATCTACTTCTCCGGGCTCAACCCCCAAGCAGTCACCATCTTCCTGTACGGCGACCACAGCTTTTCCACCTCGGCGGCGATCCTTGTCATCGGCTGCATCGCCATCGGGTTGTTCGGCGGGGTGCTGGCCAACGCCTACAACCTCTTCAGCTACCAGGTGCGTAACATCCGCAGCACCCGCCGGGAAAAACGCAACAAAGAAGTCGTCGCCAACTATCGCGAAGGCATGACCCGCCTCCTTTCTGGCGACCTGAAGAAGGCCGACGACCGCCTGCAACGGGCCCTCGACCGGGACCCCTCGCGCCTGGAGACCCACCTGGCCATGGCCAGCGTGAAGCTTCAGGAAGGAGAGGCGGAAAAGGCCCTGGCGGTGCTGCTCAAAGCTCGGGAGAAAGAACCGAAAAGCCTGGAAGTACTCTTCAAACTGGCCGCCACCTACGAAGATTGCGCTCAGAACGCCGAGGCCAGCAAGGTCTACGAGGACATTCTCGCGATCGACGCCGGCAACCGCAAAGCCATGCGCAGCCTGCGCGACCTGCTGATAAAACGCAGCTTGTGGAAAGACGCGCTGGAGTTGCAGAAGCGGATTCTCAAAGCCAGCCAGGGCACCCGCCGCCAGGGGGAAGAGCAGGAAAAACTTCTCTTCCTGCGCTATGAAGTCGCTCGCCAGGGACTGGAAGACTCCAAGGGGCAGAGCAAGAACGATCTCAAGGAACTGCGAGACATCGTCAAGGCTTCGCCCAATTTCGTGCCGGCCCGGGTCTCCCTGGGGGATGCCCTGCGCGACCAGGGCAAGACCGAGGAGGCCTCGCAGACCTGGCTCGACGGCTACAAGGCGCTGGGCAAGAGCGTCTTCCTCACTCGCCTGGAAGACCTCTACCTCTCCACCGAGAACCCTTCGACCCTGTTGTCCATCTATCGCTCTGTCGGCAACGAGCGCAGCGAGGACCTGACCTTCCGCCTCTTCTTCGGCAAGCTGCTGCTGCGCCTGGAGATGGTCGACGAGGCCTTCGAGCAATTGCGCGCCATCGAAAACGCCGGGGTCGACACCCCGCAGCTGCGCCTGCTCCTGGGCGAGGCCTATCGCCGCCGCAACCGCATGGACGAGGCGATTGCCGAATACCAGAAGGCCCTGGGACTCGACCCCCAGCTGCGTCTCGGCTTTGTCTGTGAAAGCTGTCAAAATCCCTCCCCCGACTGGCTGAGCCGCTGTCCCAAGTGCGGCGCCTGGGGTTCCTACATCCTCGAAGGTCGTCAGAAGATGGATAAACTGGCCCGTGTTCCCCAGGCGCCAGAAGCCCG